A genomic region of Pseudomonas frederiksbergensis contains the following coding sequences:
- a CDS encoding response regulator codes for MRVLLVEDAVGLGEAVREQLADDGHAVDWVQRLDHAQTSVRMTRYDLILLDLMLPDGRGLDFLRKQRGAGDITPVIILTARDQISDRIDGLNAGADDYLVKPFDLFELSARVAAVARRYSGNPNPHIKVGELQIDMTARTVLRAGMTVDLTAREWALFEAFIQRPGALLSKPQLEDRLYAFGAEIESNTIEVYISRLRKKLGREMIETVRGMGYRLMPV; via the coding sequence ATGCGGGTTTTATTGGTTGAGGACGCTGTGGGGCTCGGCGAGGCGGTACGTGAGCAACTCGCGGATGACGGCCACGCGGTGGACTGGGTGCAGCGCCTCGATCACGCTCAGACCAGTGTGCGAATGACGCGTTATGACCTGATCTTGCTCGACCTGATGCTGCCGGACGGACGAGGGCTGGATTTTTTGCGCAAGCAACGCGGGGCAGGGGATATCACGCCAGTGATCATTCTCACGGCTCGCGACCAGATATCCGATCGTATCGATGGCTTGAATGCGGGGGCCGACGACTATCTGGTCAAGCCCTTTGATCTCTTCGAATTGTCCGCCCGAGTCGCGGCTGTGGCGCGGCGATACAGTGGTAATCCCAATCCGCACATCAAAGTTGGAGAGTTGCAGATCGACATGACGGCTCGCACGGTTCTGCGCGCCGGCATGACAGTGGACTTGACTGCTCGCGAGTGGGCATTGTTCGAAGCTTTTATCCAGCGCCCTGGTGCGTTGTTATCCAAACCCCAGCTGGAAGATCGCCTGTATGCATTTGGCGCCGAAATTGAAAGCAACACCATCGAGGTCTATATCAGCCGTCTGCGCAAGAAACTGGGCCGCGAGATGATTGAGACTGTCCGTGGGATGGGCTACCGGTTGATGCCGGTATGA
- a CDS encoding DUF2271 domain-containing protein, which yields MKKLTAAVCLTTAIALPGLVQAREITLTTQLKNYDGNDAYLAFYVTDANGKYQKTLWVAGRKAKYYRHLPDWARGSGLNPSEFDGVSGASVGSGRTLKVSVELADTLIDAGYQIRVDSAVENQREARSDVAVPLTTQGAGKPSTGSGYIKSFSYDM from the coding sequence ATGAAAAAGCTGACCGCTGCGGTTTGTCTCACCACTGCCATTGCGCTGCCGGGTTTGGTCCAGGCGCGAGAGATCACCCTGACCACCCAGCTGAAAAATTACGACGGCAATGATGCGTATCTGGCGTTTTATGTGACCGACGCCAATGGCAAATACCAAAAAACCCTGTGGGTGGCCGGCAGAAAGGCCAAGTACTACAGGCATTTGCCCGATTGGGCCCGCGGCAGCGGCTTGAATCCCAGCGAATTTGACGGGGTCAGCGGTGCCAGCGTCGGTAGCGGGCGCACCCTGAAAGTGAGCGTTGAACTGGCAGACACGCTGATTGATGCCGGCTATCAGATCCGCGTCGACAGTGCTGTCGAGAACCAACGTGAGGCCCGCTCCGATGTTGCCGTGCCATTGACCACCCAAGGCGCGGGTAAACCTTCGACCGGCAGCGGCTACATCAAGTCCTTTAGCTACGACATGTGA
- a CDS encoding PepSY domain-containing protein has translation MLRQFHSLPGLVAALLVMLLAISGAILSINPALERLNATIPASGQVNVAELAGRVANHYPGVEKIQRTPSGSFIVYFTRDGQPGAERVDPLTGAGVASYTPSAFSRWVKDLHRSLLSGTPGHAASGIGALFILILSISGAALLAKRLGGWRRVMRPLRGSFNQRWHAEVGRFAILGLLLSALTGMYMSATTFSLISDGMQREPVFPSTISSGPAAPIATLPALLATDLNDLRELVYPSVGDPEDFFSLRTAQGDGYVDPASGALLSYLPHDRMRTAYEVIYQLHTGESLWWLGLLLGVCALSVPLMSVTGALLWWRRQSLPKIAHNSGAQNADTVILVGSESNSTWGFAKTLHEALHQTGHRVHSATMNQLAVEYRSAQRLFILTATTGEGHAPASASQFLKRLANARVKPDLGFAVLGFGDRQFPTFCQFAKDVQAALLASGWSQLLELETINRQSPQAFKRWGSTVGQLMGHELTLVHTPRLPETTTLALMDRTQYGEHVNAPTQILRFKAVATSRAPGRFKGIHKGNGLPRFEAGDLVGVLPPGCGVPRYYSLASGSDDGVLEICVRKHADGVCSGFLHDVPVGGQIEAFIQPNPEFRPGSGKEPVILIGAGTGIGPLAGFIRNNKARHPMHLYWGGRHPASDFLYEPELNRYLADQRLTRLRAAFSQAHERSYVQDRLIADALALRRLIEKGAHVLVCGSREMAKGVMNALDEVLAPLDLNVLTLKAQGRYREDVY, from the coding sequence ATGCTACGCCAGTTTCACTCACTGCCCGGTCTTGTCGCGGCCCTGCTGGTCATGCTGCTGGCGATCAGCGGTGCGATCCTGTCGATCAATCCGGCTCTGGAAAGACTGAACGCGACAATACCTGCATCCGGTCAGGTGAACGTTGCCGAGTTGGCCGGTCGAGTGGCGAACCACTACCCTGGGGTAGAAAAAATCCAGCGCACTCCCTCGGGTTCATTCATCGTGTATTTCACTCGGGACGGCCAGCCCGGCGCCGAACGCGTCGACCCGCTGACCGGAGCAGGTGTTGCAAGCTATACGCCCTCCGCGTTCTCCCGCTGGGTAAAAGACCTGCACAGGTCATTACTGTCAGGCACGCCCGGGCATGCGGCATCAGGCATCGGCGCCCTGTTCATATTGATATTGTCGATTTCCGGGGCTGCGCTGCTGGCAAAGCGCCTGGGCGGCTGGCGACGCGTGATGCGGCCACTGCGCGGGAGCTTTAATCAGCGCTGGCACGCTGAAGTGGGGCGTTTCGCAATTCTGGGCTTACTGTTGTCCGCGTTGACCGGGATGTACATGTCGGCCACCACCTTCAGCCTGATTTCGGACGGGATGCAACGCGAGCCGGTATTTCCGAGCACGATCAGCAGTGGCCCGGCAGCACCGATCGCGACCTTGCCAGCGCTTCTGGCGACTGACCTGAACGACCTGCGCGAACTGGTCTACCCCAGCGTCGGTGATCCTGAAGATTTCTTTTCATTGCGTACCGCGCAGGGCGACGGTTATGTCGACCCCGCCAGCGGAGCGCTGTTGTCTTACTTGCCCCACGACCGCATGCGTACTGCTTACGAGGTCATCTACCAATTGCATACCGGCGAAAGCCTCTGGTGGCTGGGCCTGCTCCTCGGCGTTTGCGCACTCAGCGTGCCGTTGATGAGCGTCACCGGGGCGCTGCTGTGGTGGCGTCGACAGTCGCTGCCGAAAATCGCTCACAACAGTGGCGCGCAAAATGCTGACACGGTGATTCTGGTCGGGAGCGAAAGCAACAGCACATGGGGATTTGCAAAGACCTTGCATGAGGCTTTGCACCAGACCGGCCACCGGGTCCATAGCGCAACCATGAACCAGCTCGCGGTGGAGTATCGTAGCGCGCAACGGCTGTTCATCCTGACGGCCACAACCGGTGAAGGTCACGCGCCCGCCTCTGCCTCACAGTTCTTGAAGCGACTGGCGAATGCCCGCGTAAAGCCTGATCTGGGTTTCGCTGTACTAGGATTTGGCGATCGGCAGTTTCCGACATTTTGTCAGTTTGCCAAAGACGTTCAGGCGGCGCTGCTTGCATCAGGTTGGTCGCAGCTGCTGGAACTTGAAACCATCAATCGCCAATCCCCCCAGGCGTTCAAACGCTGGGGCTCCACTGTTGGCCAGTTGATGGGTCATGAACTGACGCTGGTACACACCCCACGTCTGCCTGAGACCACGACCTTGGCGTTGATGGATCGCACACAATACGGCGAGCATGTGAACGCGCCCACCCAGATTCTACGTTTCAAGGCAGTCGCAACGTCCCGCGCGCCGGGCAGGTTCAAAGGTATACACAAGGGTAACGGCCTGCCCCGGTTCGAAGCCGGAGATCTGGTTGGGGTGCTGCCGCCCGGCTGCGGGGTACCGCGCTACTACTCACTGGCCAGCGGATCAGATGACGGCGTTCTGGAAATCTGCGTGCGTAAACATGCAGACGGCGTGTGTTCCGGATTCCTTCATGACGTGCCGGTGGGAGGACAGATTGAGGCCTTCATACAACCCAACCCCGAGTTTCGTCCTGGCTCTGGAAAAGAGCCGGTGATTCTCATCGGTGCCGGTACGGGGATCGGCCCTTTAGCCGGTTTTATCCGCAACAACAAAGCCAGGCACCCCATGCACTTGTACTGGGGCGGACGTCACCCGGCGTCCGACTTTCTCTATGAACCCGAACTCAACCGCTATCTGGCGGATCAGCGCCTCACCCGGTTGCGCGCCGCCTTCTCCCAGGCGCATGAACGCAGCTATGTGCAGGACCGCCTCATCGCCGACGCCCTGGCACTACGCCGCTTGATTGAAAAAGGTGCCCACGTATTGGTGTGCGGGAGTCGCGAGATGGCCAAAGGCGTGATGAACGCCCTGGATGAAGTGCTGGCCCCTCTCGACTTGAACGTGCTGACGCTCAAAGCACAAGGACGCTACCGTGAAGATGTCTACTGA